From the Chryseobacterium viscerum genome, one window contains:
- a CDS encoding thiazole synthase, with amino-acid sequence MNNQKLEIAGRIFESRLFLGTGKFGSMRDMVQSVIASETDMVTMALKRIDAQSNEDDLLDSLKETNVHLLPNTSGARTAKEAVLAAQLAREALETNWVKLEIHPDPKYLLPDPIETLYATEELAKLGFVVMPYIHADPVLCKRLEDAGTAVVMPLGAPIGTNKGLRTQDFLEIIINQSNVPVVVDAGIGAPSDAAKAMEMGADAVLVNTAIAVAGNPLNMALAFKEGVIAGRRAFESGLGAIANHAEASSPLTSFLFE; translated from the coding sequence ATGAACAATCAGAAATTAGAAATAGCAGGAAGAATTTTTGAATCAAGACTGTTTTTAGGAACAGGAAAATTCGGGAGTATGAGAGATATGGTACAATCTGTCATCGCATCAGAAACCGATATGGTAACGATGGCTCTCAAAAGAATTGATGCCCAATCTAATGAAGATGATCTGCTTGATTCATTAAAAGAAACCAACGTTCATCTTCTGCCGAACACCTCCGGGGCAAGAACTGCCAAAGAAGCGGTATTGGCAGCACAATTAGCCAGAGAAGCATTGGAAACCAACTGGGTAAAACTGGAAATTCATCCGGACCCGAAATATTTACTGCCGGATCCTATTGAAACTTTATATGCCACTGAAGAATTGGCCAAATTAGGATTTGTTGTAATGCCTTACATTCATGCAGATCCTGTTTTGTGCAAACGTCTTGAAGATGCCGGAACAGCTGTAGTAATGCCTTTGGGTGCACCAATTGGAACCAATAAAGGATTAAGAACTCAGGACTTTTTGGAAATAATCATTAACCAGAGTAATGTTCCTGTAGTGGTAGATGCTGGAATTGGAGCACCATCAGATGCTGCAAAAGCAATGGAGATGGGAGCAGATGCCGTTTTGGTGAATACCGCCATTGCCGTTGCCGGAAATCCACTGAATATGGCTTTAGCTTTTAAAGAAGGTGTGATTGCCGGAAGAAGAGCCTTCGAATCTGGATTGGGAGCGATTGCCAACCATGCTGAAGCTTCAAGTCCGCTTACTTCGTTTTTATTTGAATAA
- a CDS encoding thiamine phosphate synthase has protein sequence MEKLQYISQGNTLHEQELCIRKVLDNGIKWVQVRWKNAPENELINLCEISKQLCSEYQSVCIINDHVQIAKEIDADGVHLGLNDSAIEEARLILGENKIIGGTANTLSDVIQRIKESCDYIGLGPLRFTTTKEKLSPVLGFEGYQAIIDGLREKSIDIPRIFAIGSVTLEDILPLQGIGIYGVAVSGLITKQPTIINELKKVMI, from the coding sequence ATGGAAAAATTACAATACATATCACAAGGAAATACCCTTCACGAACAGGAACTTTGTATCCGAAAAGTCTTAGACAACGGGATCAAATGGGTGCAGGTTCGATGGAAAAATGCACCTGAAAATGAACTAATCAACCTTTGTGAAATTTCAAAACAACTTTGTTCAGAATATCAGTCGGTTTGTATCATCAATGATCATGTACAAATAGCCAAAGAAATAGATGCAGATGGTGTTCATTTAGGATTAAACGACAGCGCCATTGAAGAAGCAAGATTGATTTTAGGCGAAAATAAAATTATTGGAGGAACGGCTAATACCCTTTCAGATGTCATTCAGAGAATCAAAGAATCTTGTGATTATATCGGTTTAGGACCATTGAGATTTACCACAACCAAAGAAAAACTAAGCCCTGTTCTTGGATTTGAAGGCTATCAGGCGATCATTGATGGATTAAGAGAAAAATCAATAGATATCCCTAGAATATTTGCCATCGGAAGCGTTACCCTTGAAGATATTTTGCCGTTACAGGGAATCGGGATTTATGGTGTTGCCGTATCCGGGCTCATTACAAAGCAGCCGACTATTATTAATGAACTAAAAAAAGTAATGATATGA
- a CDS encoding hydroxymethylpyrimidine/phosphomethylpyrimidine kinase has translation MQERPYVISIAGFDPSGGAGLLSDSKTFEQSKVIGLGVCTALTLQTAAKCLSLEWRPIDEVTEAIQVLMENYPVSAVKIGIVKDAEFLGKIVETVQKGNPEVKIVWDPILKSTSEFTFFDLETLPQLKNTVNQLSLITPNYNEYSVLKENNLLSDTNQCSLLIKGGHREDHLGTDILVENGKETLLVPTESSAAYFPKHGSGCVLSSAITAELAKGENRETACRNGKLYIEKFLKSNPSLLGTHS, from the coding sequence ATGCAGGAACGGCCTTATGTCATAAGTATCGCAGGTTTTGATCCCAGTGGTGGAGCAGGCTTGTTATCAGATAGTAAAACCTTTGAACAGTCGAAAGTTATAGGACTGGGAGTATGTACTGCACTGACATTGCAAACCGCTGCCAAATGCCTGAGCTTAGAATGGCGCCCTATAGATGAAGTAACGGAAGCCATTCAAGTGTTGATGGAAAATTACCCCGTTTCAGCCGTGAAAATTGGAATAGTGAAGGATGCTGAATTTCTGGGTAAGATTGTAGAAACAGTTCAAAAAGGAAATCCTGAAGTGAAAATCGTGTGGGATCCTATTCTGAAAAGCACTTCCGAATTTACATTTTTTGATCTTGAAACACTTCCTCAATTGAAAAATACGGTTAATCAACTCAGTTTAATAACCCCCAATTATAATGAATACAGTGTTTTAAAGGAAAATAATCTTTTGTCAGATACAAATCAGTGCTCATTGCTGATCAAAGGAGGACATCGGGAAGATCATTTAGGAACGGATATTTTAGTTGAAAACGGAAAAGAAACTCTTTTAGTTCCAACCGAAAGCAGTGCAGCCTATTTTCCTAAACATGGCTCCGGCTGTGTGTTATCATCAGCCATAACTGCAGAACTTGCGAAAGGTGAAAATAGGGAAACTGCCTGTAGAAATGGGAAATTATACATCGAAAAATTTTTAAAAAGCAATCCCTCTTTACTGGGAACGCATTCATAG
- a CDS encoding thiamine phosphate synthase, whose protein sequence is MILVITPELIAPNETDTINQMFQEGLGLLHIRKPWLSRNEMIEFITQIDEPFHSQLVLHTHYDLGKEFNISRFHFREIDRKEEVYKPFAEENIISTSVHDITTYNTLDKEWEYAFISPFFPSISKKGYGMDSTIKEEIKHRNNPDVKLIALGGINQDNINEVFEAETDGAALLGAIWENEDPLKVFRKCRNGLMS, encoded by the coding sequence ATGATCCTCGTTATCACTCCTGAATTGATTGCCCCGAACGAAACAGATACAATTAATCAAATGTTTCAGGAAGGACTTGGCTTGCTTCATATCCGTAAACCATGGCTCAGCCGCAATGAAATGATTGAATTCATCACCCAGATTGATGAACCCTTTCATTCACAATTGGTTTTACATACGCATTATGATCTTGGGAAGGAATTTAATATTTCAAGATTTCATTTCAGGGAGATTGATCGAAAGGAAGAAGTATATAAACCTTTTGCAGAAGAAAATATCATTTCAACTTCGGTACATGATATCACAACCTATAATACTTTGGATAAAGAATGGGAATATGCTTTCATAAGCCCGTTCTTTCCAAGTATCTCCAAAAAAGGATATGGAATGGATTCCACTATTAAAGAAGAAATAAAACACCGGAACAATCCGGATGTAAAATTGATTGCCCTTGGAGGAATTAATCAGGATAATATTAATGAAGTTTTCGAAGCAGAAACAGATGGAGCCGCGTTATTAGGTGCCATCTGGGAAAATGAAGACCCTTTAAAAGTATTCAGAAAATGCAGGAACGGCCTTATGTCATAA
- the thiC gene encoding phosphomethylpyrimidine synthase ThiC, protein MAHSITCSPFPNSKKIYIEGTLHPINVAMREIQLSPTKLTNGGFEHNAPVTIYDTSGPYTDENAVIDIQKGLPRIREQWILDRNDVNILDGITSEYGKARLADQRLDELRFSYDHKPKVAQEGKELTQLYYAKQGIITPEMEYVAIRENQRIEQLDSVSKEMAFQHPGHSFGANTPKSKITPEFVRDEIAAGRAIIPNNINHPESEPMIIGRNFLVKINANIGNSAVSSSIEEEVEKAVWACRWGADTIMDLSTGKNIHETREWIIRNSPVPIGTVPIYQALEKVKGVPEDLTWEIFRDTLIEQAEQGVSYFTIHAGVLLRYIHLTAKRVTGIVSRGGSIMAKWCLFHHKESFLYTHFEEICEIMKKYDVAFSLGDGLRPGSIADANDAAQFAELETLGELTKIAWKHNVQVMIEGPGHVPMHMIKENMEKQLEECHEAPFYTLGPLTTDIAPGYDHITSGIGAAMIGWFGCAMLCYVTPKEHLGLPNKDDVKVGVITYKLAAHAADLAKGHPGAQYRDNALSKARFEFRWEDQFNLSLDPETARAYHDETLPAEGAKIAHFCSMCGPKFCSMKITQEIRESAEQGMLDKSQEFIEKGKEIYI, encoded by the coding sequence ATGGCTCACTCCATTACATGTTCGCCATTTCCGAACTCAAAGAAAATCTATATTGAAGGAACATTACACCCTATCAATGTAGCAATGCGTGAAATACAGCTTAGCCCGACCAAATTGACCAATGGCGGCTTTGAACATAATGCCCCGGTTACCATTTATGACACTTCAGGTCCTTATACCGATGAAAATGCAGTTATTGATATTCAGAAAGGACTTCCAAGAATCAGAGAACAATGGATTCTGGACAGAAATGATGTGAATATTCTGGACGGAATAACATCTGAATACGGAAAAGCCCGTTTAGCAGATCAGCGTCTTGATGAACTGAGATTCTCCTATGATCATAAACCTAAAGTAGCACAGGAAGGAAAAGAGCTTACTCAGCTTTACTATGCAAAACAGGGAATCATCACTCCGGAAATGGAATATGTGGCGATCAGAGAAAATCAAAGAATAGAACAGCTTGACTCTGTATCCAAAGAAATGGCTTTTCAACATCCCGGACATAGTTTTGGAGCCAATACTCCGAAAAGTAAAATCACACCGGAATTTGTAAGAGACGAAATTGCTGCCGGAAGAGCTATTATTCCCAATAACATCAACCACCCGGAAAGTGAGCCGATGATCATTGGAAGAAATTTCCTGGTGAAAATCAATGCCAATATCGGAAACAGTGCCGTTTCATCCAGTATTGAAGAGGAAGTAGAAAAAGCAGTATGGGCCTGCCGATGGGGAGCTGATACCATTATGGATCTTTCCACCGGGAAGAATATTCACGAAACAAGAGAATGGATCATCAGAAACAGTCCGGTTCCTATTGGTACTGTTCCTATCTATCAGGCATTGGAAAAAGTAAAAGGAGTTCCGGAAGACCTGACGTGGGAAATCTTCAGAGATACCCTTATTGAACAGGCAGAGCAGGGAGTTTCCTACTTCACTATTCACGCAGGAGTTTTGTTGAGATACATTCATTTAACAGCAAAAAGAGTCACCGGAATTGTTTCCAGAGGAGGATCTATCATGGCAAAATGGTGCTTATTTCATCATAAAGAAAGCTTCCTGTATACCCATTTTGAGGAGATTTGTGAAATCATGAAGAAATACGATGTTGCATTCTCTCTGGGAGACGGTCTTCGTCCCGGATCTATTGCAGATGCCAATGATGCCGCTCAGTTTGCAGAACTTGAAACTTTAGGTGAACTGACCAAAATTGCATGGAAACACAATGTACAGGTTATGATTGAAGGCCCCGGGCACGTTCCGATGCATATGATCAAAGAAAATATGGAAAAGCAGCTGGAAGAATGTCATGAAGCTCCGTTTTATACCTTAGGCCCTTTAACAACGGATATTGCACCAGGTTATGATCACATTACTTCCGGAATCGGGGCTGCCATGATCGGATGGTTTGGATGTGCCATGCTTTGCTATGTAACGCCAAAGGAACATTTAGGTCTTCCGAATAAAGATGATGTAAAAGTAGGAGTGATTACCTATAAGTTGGCGGCTCACGCTGCAGATTTAGCAAAAGGTCATCCGGGAGCACAATATAGAGACAATGCATTAAGCAAGGCAAGGTTTGAGTTCAGATGGGAAGATCAGTTCAACCTTTCATTAGATCCAGAGACAGCAAGAGCCTATCATGATGAAACACTTCCTGCAGAAGGTGCAAAAATTGCCCATTTCTGTTCCATGTGCGGACCAAAATTCTGTTCAATGAAAATTACTCAGGAAATTCGTGAATCTGCAGAACAGGGAATGCTGGATAAATCACAGGAATTCATTGAAAAAGGGAAAGAAATTTATATATGA
- the thiS gene encoding sulfur carrier protein ThiS, whose product MELIINHTRKTFDVLPANLEALLAIELPGKKKGIAVALNNRIIPLSVWAETILNNNDSVLIITATQGG is encoded by the coding sequence ATGGAACTTATTATCAACCACACCCGAAAAACATTTGATGTACTTCCTGCCAACCTGGAAGCATTATTGGCTATTGAGCTACCCGGAAAGAAGAAAGGTATTGCTGTAGCCCTCAACAATCGCATTATTCCCCTGTCAGTCTGGGCGGAAACCATCCTTAACAATAACGATTCAGTTTTAATCATTACTGCCACTCAAGGCGGTTAA
- a CDS encoding RluA family pseudouridine synthase, whose amino-acid sequence MKEQIIYEDNHLLVINKKVGQLVQGDKTGDESLLESIKNFIKIRDAKPGNVFLGLVHRIDRPTSGLVIYAKTSKALSRLTQMVKNREVKKTYWAVVGKEMIPQSQKLVHYLKKNEKNNKAIVFPKATEGAKEAILTYNVIKTLDNYLLLEIDLETGRHHQIRAQLSKTGIPIKGDLKYGAPRSNPDGGINLHARKLEFIHPVTKENIEIIAPVPQNDAIWRACEE is encoded by the coding sequence ATGAAGGAGCAGATTATATATGAAGACAACCATCTTCTGGTGATTAATAAAAAGGTTGGTCAGCTTGTACAGGGTGACAAAACCGGAGATGAATCACTATTAGAATCCATCAAGAATTTTATAAAAATAAGAGATGCTAAGCCGGGAAATGTTTTTCTCGGCTTGGTTCATCGTATAGACCGTCCTACATCCGGACTGGTGATCTATGCAAAAACTTCTAAAGCACTTTCCCGTCTTACACAGATGGTAAAAAACCGTGAAGTGAAAAAAACGTATTGGGCCGTTGTAGGAAAAGAAATGATCCCGCAAAGTCAAAAGCTGGTTCATTACCTAAAGAAAAACGAGAAGAATAATAAAGCTATTGTTTTTCCAAAAGCTACGGAAGGAGCAAAAGAAGCGATTTTGACTTATAATGTTATTAAGACTCTGGATAATTACCTACTTCTTGAAATTGATCTTGAAACCGGTAGACATCACCAGATCAGAGCACAATTGTCCAAAACAGGAATTCCAATCAAAGGAGATCTGAAATATGGAGCACCGCGTTCCAATCCTGATGGAGGAATCAATCTTCATGCAAGAAAACTGGAATTTATTCATCCGGTAACCAAAGAAAACATTGAAATCATAGCTCCTGTTCCGCAGAATGATGCGATCTGGAGGGCTTGTGAAGAATAA
- the panB gene encoding 3-methyl-2-oxobutanoate hydroxymethyltransferase, with the protein MSVHSEIKKVTTETLRKMKFDKEKITMLTAYDFTTAKMVDAGGVDAILIGDSAANVMAGFETTLPITLDQMIYHAQSVVRGTDRALVVADLPFGTYQSNPEKALESAVRMMKEGGAHAVKIEGGKEISKSIKKIINAGIPVMGHLGLTPQSIYKFGTYKVRAKEEAEAEKLIADAQLLEELGCFSIVLEKIPAELAKKVTESISIPTIGIGAGSDCDGQVLVYHDMVGMNKGFSPKFLRRYLDLYTEITGAVAQYVKDVKSVEFPNENESY; encoded by the coding sequence ATGTCTGTTCACTCTGAAATTAAAAAAGTTACAACTGAAACCTTGCGTAAAATGAAATTCGACAAGGAAAAAATAACAATGCTTACAGCCTATGATTTTACCACTGCAAAGATGGTAGATGCAGGTGGAGTAGATGCTATTTTAATTGGAGACTCTGCAGCGAATGTAATGGCTGGTTTTGAAACTACATTGCCTATTACGCTGGATCAAATGATTTATCATGCTCAAAGTGTGGTAAGAGGAACCGACAGAGCTTTGGTGGTAGCAGATTTACCTTTCGGAACTTATCAGAGTAACCCTGAAAAAGCACTGGAGTCTGCGGTAAGAATGATGAAGGAAGGTGGAGCGCATGCTGTGAAAATTGAAGGCGGAAAAGAAATCTCCAAGTCTATCAAAAAGATCATCAATGCCGGAATTCCGGTAATGGGACATTTGGGATTAACACCGCAATCCATCTATAAATTCGGAACTTATAAAGTAAGAGCTAAAGAAGAGGCAGAAGCCGAAAAACTGATCGCTGATGCACAGCTTTTGGAAGAATTAGGATGTTTTTCAATTGTATTGGAAAAAATTCCGGCAGAATTAGCGAAGAAAGTAACTGAAAGTATTTCTATCCCTACCATCGGAATCGGAGCAGGTTCAGATTGTGACGGACAGGTTTTAGTGTATCACGATATGGTAGGAATGAACAAAGGTTTCAGCCCGAAATTCTTAAGAAGATATCTTGACCTTTACACAGAAATTACAGGAGCTGTTGCTCAATACGTAAAAGATGTGAAAAGTGTAGAGTTTCCAAATGAAAACGAAAGCTATTAA
- a CDS encoding Crp/Fnr family transcriptional regulator — translation MPQEQQIAIEERFARVFNDKSFKERLSSADFEKYINGKKKLSFQKHDTIFEDGETPKGVFVLEKGAAKLSKSGAFGKDQILRFIKEGDIIGYRSLLCGENFQAKAEAMTDIECVFLPADIFMYLLEVDPQLSFVMLQKISYELGESSNTITFLAQKTVRERLAEILLLLEQKLGVDPEGFIKISLTREEIANIIGTATESAIRLISEFKQDSLIEVDGRNIKILNHDKLMKLGHVVL, via the coding sequence ATGCCGCAGGAACAACAGATAGCAATTGAAGAGAGGTTCGCCAGAGTTTTTAATGATAAATCATTTAAAGAAAGACTTTCTAGCGCAGATTTTGAGAAATACATTAATGGCAAAAAGAAACTGAGTTTTCAGAAACACGATACCATTTTCGAGGATGGCGAAACTCCAAAAGGAGTGTTTGTTCTGGAAAAAGGGGCTGCCAAACTTTCAAAATCAGGAGCGTTCGGGAAAGATCAAATTTTAAGATTTATCAAAGAAGGGGATATCATCGGCTATCGTTCTTTGCTTTGCGGGGAAAATTTCCAGGCCAAAGCAGAAGCAATGACAGATATTGAATGTGTTTTCTTACCCGCAGATATCTTTATGTATCTTCTGGAGGTAGATCCACAGCTGTCTTTCGTAATGCTTCAGAAAATCTCATACGAATTAGGAGAATCTTCCAATACCATCACTTTCCTTGCTCAGAAAACGGTAAGAGAAAGGCTTGCAGAAATTCTGTTGCTTCTGGAACAGAAACTGGGAGTAGATCCTGAAGGTTTTATCAAGATCTCATTAACGAGAGAAGAAATTGCCAATATTATCGGTACCGCTACAGAAAGTGCCATCCGTCTGATATCAGAATTCAAACAGGATAGTCTCATTGAAGTAGACGGAAGAAATATCAAGATCTTAAATCACGACAAACTCATGAAACTCGGTCACGTAGTTTTATAA
- a CDS encoding heavy metal translocating P-type ATPase encodes MSENCFHCGQGIEKERILFDEKTFCCNGCKSVYEILNLNNLSNFYELNKGAGIRPNDENSSQFDYLDTPEIFEKVTDFSEGNTSLVTFKIPVIHCSSCIWLLESLHTLNKHIKYSQVNFTRKTLQISFNHNDMKLSELAKFLTNLGYKPVISLETADKNEDHLDKSLLVKFAIAAFAFGNGMFLAFPEYIGGEDYWMEHYRGLFRTLIFLLATPVVFYSASDYYKSAWYGLKNKIVNIDVPIVLGIFVLYGRSIYEVVTDYGPGYFDTLCGLLFFMLLGKIFQKRTYSALSYDRDYKSFYPIAVTKVDFEGKQDNILLSEIKVGDRILVRNQEIIPVDAILINGEGNIDNSFITGESESISKQPGDKIFAGGKQIGSSLELEVIKNVDQSYLTQLWNKEAFKKHETGLDTLTNNISKYFTFIILGIALVAGTYWAFIDLEKMFQVISAILIIACPCALALSAPFTFGHIMRILGRNKFYVKDTLTIEKIAKLDTIVFDKTGTITHRKKSNIKYEGPEISEFDSLNIKTLLKNSNHPLSKSLYEFIEVNDEYFPVEKFVEISGKGYEASIRGNLYKIGSARYNNQEPKNLETAVYISKNDEYLGKFIFKNEYRPKLRELFTKLTNYKIFILSGDNSSEESQLKELIPNYKGMAFNQNPEDKLNYIKALQDQHMKVAMLGDGLNDAGALKQSNVGIAIADDTNSFTPSSDVIMNGDKVVTLDNYLNVCKGSITIVKMTFIISFLYNIVGLSYAVTGHMHPLFAAIIMPISSITVVTFTTLSTWILGRKHFKKQA; translated from the coding sequence GTGAGCGAGAACTGTTTTCATTGTGGTCAAGGGATAGAAAAAGAGAGAATTTTATTTGATGAAAAGACTTTCTGTTGTAATGGATGTAAGTCTGTTTACGAAATTCTAAATTTAAATAATTTAAGCAATTTCTATGAGCTTAATAAAGGAGCGGGAATTCGTCCGAATGATGAAAATTCTTCTCAATTTGACTACTTGGACACACCGGAAATTTTTGAAAAAGTGACTGATTTTTCTGAAGGAAACACCAGTCTCGTTACATTCAAAATCCCTGTTATTCACTGTTCTTCTTGTATCTGGCTATTAGAAAGCCTTCACACGTTAAATAAGCATATTAAATATTCGCAGGTTAATTTCACAAGAAAGACCTTACAGATTTCATTCAATCATAATGATATGAAATTAAGCGAACTAGCTAAATTTTTAACCAATCTAGGATATAAACCGGTTATCAGCCTTGAAACCGCTGATAAAAATGAAGATCATCTTGACAAATCTTTATTAGTAAAATTTGCCATTGCTGCCTTTGCTTTTGGTAATGGAATGTTCCTTGCCTTTCCTGAATATATCGGAGGGGAAGATTATTGGATGGAACATTACAGAGGCTTATTCAGAACCCTGATATTCCTTTTGGCAACACCTGTCGTATTTTACTCCGCTTCAGATTATTATAAATCTGCATGGTACGGTTTAAAAAATAAGATTGTTAACATTGATGTTCCGATTGTCTTAGGAATTTTTGTTCTATACGGAAGAAGCATCTACGAAGTGGTAACAGATTATGGTCCAGGATATTTCGATACTCTTTGTGGACTATTATTCTTCATGCTTCTCGGAAAAATTTTCCAAAAAAGAACATACAGTGCTCTTTCTTATGACAGAGATTACAAATCTTTCTATCCTATTGCTGTAACGAAAGTTGATTTCGAAGGAAAACAGGATAATATTTTATTGTCTGAAATAAAAGTGGGTGACAGAATTCTGGTTAGAAACCAGGAAATCATCCCGGTAGATGCTATTCTGATCAACGGAGAAGGAAATATTGACAACAGTTTTATTACCGGAGAAAGCGAAAGTATCAGCAAACAACCTGGTGATAAGATTTTTGCCGGAGGTAAGCAGATAGGATCATCCCTGGAACTGGAAGTGATTAAAAACGTAGATCAAAGTTATCTTACCCAGTTGTGGAACAAGGAGGCCTTTAAGAAACACGAGACCGGACTTGACACGCTGACAAACAACATCAGTAAATACTTCACATTCATAATTTTAGGCATTGCTCTCGTTGCGGGAACCTATTGGGCATTTATTGATCTGGAGAAGATGTTCCAGGTTATTTCTGCCATTCTGATTATTGCATGTCCTTGTGCGCTTGCGTTGTCTGCACCGTTCACTTTTGGACACATTATGAGGATTTTAGGTCGAAATAAGTTCTATGTAAAAGATACTTTAACGATTGAAAAAATCGCGAAGCTTGATACCATTGTTTTTGATAAAACCGGAACGATTACCCACAGAAAAAAATCAAATATCAAATACGAAGGGCCCGAAATCAGCGAATTTGACTCCTTGAATATTAAAACATTATTAAAGAATTCCAACCATCCGCTTTCAAAATCTCTGTATGAATTCATCGAAGTAAATGATGAATATTTCCCGGTAGAGAAATTTGTTGAAATCTCAGGAAAAGGATATGAAGCCAGCATAAGAGGAAATCTTTATAAAATCGGTTCGGCACGCTATAACAACCAGGAACCCAAAAACCTTGAAACAGCAGTTTACATCAGTAAAAATGATGAATACTTAGGGAAATTTATCTTTAAGAATGAATACCGCCCGAAACTGAGAGAACTTTTCACAAAACTTACCAACTACAAAATATTTATCCTGAGTGGAGATAATTCCTCAGAAGAAAGCCAACTTAAAGAGCTTATTCCAAATTATAAAGGAATGGCCTTTAATCAGAATCCGGAAGATAAACTGAATTATATTAAAGCCCTTCAGGATCAGCACATGAAAGTAGCAATGCTTGGAGATGGCCTTAATGATGCGGGAGCTTTAAAACAAAGTAATGTAGGAATTGCAATTGCTGATGACACCAACAGTTTTACACCATCTTCTGATGTAATTATGAACGGTGATAAAGTGGTTACATTAGACAATTACCTGAACGTTTGTAAGGGCTCTATCACCATTGTGAAAATGACATTTATAATCAGTTTTCTATACAATATCGTTGGTTTAAGTTACGCTGTTACAGGACATATGCATCCGCTCTTCGCAGCAATCATCATGCCAATCAGTTCCATCACGGTGGTTACCTTTACTACACTTTCAACCTGGATATTAGGACGTAAACATTTCAAAAAACAGGCGTAG
- the ccoS gene encoding cbb3-type cytochrome oxidase assembly protein CcoS, giving the protein MDILYLMILCSVSLAAIFLVVFIVYARKGQFEDDESPAVRILFDDEKIKENDEAGNKDKDEKEIGENNKN; this is encoded by the coding sequence ATGGATATTCTATATTTAATGATCCTCTGCAGTGTTTCTTTGGCTGCGATTTTCTTGGTCGTATTTATAGTGTATGCCCGAAAAGGACAGTTTGAAGATGATGAATCTCCGGCTGTCAGAATCCTTTTTGATGATGAAAAAATCAAAGAAAATGATGAAGCAGGCAACAAAGATAAAGACGAGAAAGAAATAGGAGAAAATAATAAAAATTGA